One window from the genome of Dyadobacter sp. CECT 9275 encodes:
- a CDS encoding VPS10 domain-containing protein: protein MYYNEVFKTILFLSMVIGVVSFRPSGYSDTLSVKPKPDWEKIGPGGGGATFIPTFSYHSSQDFLLKCDMTGSYLTKNGGKSYQQINFPNGSSSFAYDPADSNTIYIGSNTLNRSRDGGKTWEQLFPLKNEIVRETYSGDHATYQIETKAGSLYETTEGRIGAIRVDPVHSSTLYFSMGRFLFYTVNSGKTWEKKDIGKRIEYLYSNAAGLKNELIVFTAESCYTFNKATRKITPRSLPKAMSPAFSFTAGSESKGGKEIFYALHHDPKKEIREEFGYSEVWISEDRGNNWKRIDNALITNALSGKTPSYSMISCAEFDAHQVYLVTNRYEEKKDGGFNYWYGALKSGNAGKTWDWVWKGGGGSGQYGVKDGMDAANLKDAWTAKAFGGEYIRLMDVGVSPLDGKVAIVTDWYRAMKTIDGGKSWNEIYSEPQSDGSYKSRGLDVTTSYGVHFDPFDSSHIAISYTDIGYHHSFNGGKSWVRAADGVPAEWVNTCYWVEFDPKVKGKMWSGWSGMHDYPRGKMTRNPSWKKSAKGGVCVSTDGGKTWKPSIEGMGMDSPVTSIILDPDSAPGNRTLYASVYSKGVFKSTDDGKTWQLKNKGMGENTCAFELTRTGNGTLFLTVSATPAHKSGKKGREFYSGAVYRSTDGAENWTKLNVSDGLLFPNGIESDPANPDRIYLAGWADIDLSDLVGGDVARSTGGNEKLEIPGGIFLSEDGGNTWKTIFDKKQYVYDVTADPYHPGRLYCNTFNSEAYRSDDYGKTWNKIKGYDFHWGQRITVDRNDPEQIYINTFGSSVWHGAPVAESAKYKNPNGRNDTWGYMGFGGGGAMFYPAVSPHNSNRAMVACDMTGSFATDDGGKSWRMFNLKGPVSYFVFDPVDSNVVYANSIALYKSVDRGNTWSLFYPSPSIVHGIVSQGDHASERVVTKDSTLHKVLAFAVDPADSKKLYAAISVDDQQSFYISSDGGVSWKKERELMGETKNIYIHPNSPPTDRTIFICGKNTITKREKGIWKINRNPDVNKLTEFAGGFDKQSKNFVIYAISGTSYFNPDKENSGIYYTNNGGETWENRQQGLIKLAVKGAEMPEWRSIATSAQHPEVVYVSYANLKVHQDTTSLGVAKSEDYGQTWKLVWKDDLTKGRNTVSKNFENEWLNERFGPTWGENPFSIGVSPTNPDLCYATDFGRSVKSSNGGRTWEQVYTRRKKGGGWTSRGLEVTTSYAVVFDPFDKDHVFIANTDIGLMESKDGGESWLSATQNNGVPRSWINSTYWLAFDPEVKGRVWAAMSGTHDLPRPKMWRKGGTKGYEGGVLVSENTGKTWMPISKDIGEGAVTHILIDPASDPQKRTLYACVFGKGVYKSTDGGKTWKQHNNGIEGEEPFAWRLVKREQDNTLFLVVNRRSENGRMGAGDGALYRSDDGAGSWTKMKLPEGTNGPTSLEVDFQNQQRLILSAWGRKTAGQFSPDTGGGIFVSDDDGKTWKAVLKNDQHIHDITYDARTNTFYACGFSGSAYRSGDSGNSWTRMEGYNFKWGKRVDPDPRDPEKVFIVTFGGGIWHGPAKGDGSAVEDIVE, encoded by the coding sequence TAGGGGTGGTCTCGTTCCGACCCTCAGGGTATAGTGACACTTTAAGCGTAAAGCCCAAGCCAGATTGGGAAAAGATCGGGCCCGGTGGGGGAGGTGCTACTTTTATTCCGACGTTTTCTTACCACAGTTCTCAGGATTTTCTGCTGAAATGTGATATGACCGGGTCTTACCTTACCAAAAACGGTGGGAAGTCATATCAGCAGATCAACTTTCCAAACGGATCGAGCAGTTTTGCTTATGACCCGGCAGACTCCAACACGATTTACATAGGATCTAACACCTTAAACAGAAGCCGGGACGGAGGGAAAACCTGGGAGCAGCTTTTCCCGCTAAAAAATGAAATTGTCCGAGAAACTTATTCCGGCGATCACGCTACTTATCAAATAGAAACTAAAGCAGGGTCACTATATGAAACGACAGAAGGACGTATAGGGGCTATCCGTGTGGATCCGGTACACTCGTCGACTTTGTATTTCAGTATGGGCAGGTTTCTGTTTTATACGGTAAACAGCGGGAAAACCTGGGAGAAAAAAGACATCGGGAAACGGATAGAATACCTGTATAGTAATGCCGCCGGGTTGAAAAACGAGTTGATTGTATTCACAGCGGAGTCTTGTTATACTTTTAATAAAGCAACCCGCAAGATCACGCCCAGAAGTCTGCCGAAAGCGATGAGCCCCGCCTTTTCGTTCACTGCCGGAAGTGAATCCAAAGGAGGTAAGGAAATATTTTATGCCTTGCATCATGACCCCAAAAAGGAGATCAGGGAGGAATTTGGATATAGCGAGGTGTGGATTTCGGAGGATAGAGGAAATAACTGGAAGAGGATCGATAATGCGTTGATTACCAATGCTCTGTCGGGTAAAACACCCAGTTATTCGATGATCTCCTGTGCGGAATTTGATGCGCACCAAGTATATCTGGTGACCAATCGTTATGAAGAGAAAAAGGATGGTGGTTTTAATTACTGGTATGGTGCGTTGAAATCGGGCAACGCGGGCAAAACCTGGGATTGGGTATGGAAAGGCGGGGGAGGTTCAGGGCAATATGGTGTGAAAGATGGAATGGATGCGGCGAATCTTAAAGACGCCTGGACGGCAAAGGCATTTGGGGGTGAATACATCAGGCTGATGGATGTGGGCGTATCTCCGCTGGACGGGAAAGTTGCCATCGTAACGGATTGGTATAGAGCCATGAAGACCATCGATGGTGGTAAATCATGGAATGAAATTTACAGTGAGCCACAGTCTGATGGGTCCTATAAAAGCAGAGGACTTGACGTTACCACCAGTTACGGCGTTCACTTCGATCCTTTCGATAGCAGCCACATAGCCATTAGTTATACCGATATTGGTTATCATCACAGTTTCAATGGAGGCAAAAGCTGGGTACGTGCGGCGGATGGTGTTCCTGCTGAATGGGTTAATACCTGTTACTGGGTAGAATTTGATCCAAAGGTAAAAGGGAAAATGTGGTCGGGGTGGTCGGGTATGCATGATTATCCCAGAGGGAAAATGACCAGGAACCCTTCGTGGAAGAAATCGGCGAAGGGCGGTGTTTGTGTTTCTACTGATGGCGGCAAAACCTGGAAGCCCAGCATAGAAGGCATGGGTATGGATTCTCCCGTAACCAGTATCATCCTTGACCCGGACTCTGCGCCCGGAAACCGCACATTGTACGCCAGCGTTTATTCCAAAGGCGTTTTCAAGTCAACGGATGATGGTAAAACCTGGCAATTGAAAAACAAGGGAATGGGCGAGAACACCTGTGCTTTTGAGCTAACCCGTACAGGCAACGGCACACTTTTTCTGACCGTGAGTGCAACACCGGCGCATAAAAGTGGCAAAAAAGGAAGGGAGTTTTATTCTGGGGCAGTTTATAGATCCACAGACGGCGCAGAAAACTGGACGAAACTCAATGTTTCCGACGGACTGCTTTTCCCGAATGGCATCGAATCAGATCCCGCGAACCCGGATCGCATATACCTGGCGGGTTGGGCAGATATCGACCTGAGTGATCTCGTCGGCGGCGATGTGGCGCGTTCAACAGGCGGTAATGAAAAACTGGAGATACCGGGAGGGATTTTTCTTTCCGAGGATGGTGGTAACACCTGGAAAACCATTTTTGATAAAAAACAGTACGTCTACGACGTGACCGCCGACCCTTATCATCCGGGGAGGCTCTATTGTAATACCTTCAACAGTGAGGCTTACAGGAGCGATGATTACGGGAAAACCTGGAACAAAATCAAAGGTTATGATTTTCACTGGGGGCAGCGGATTACCGTGGACCGGAACGATCCGGAACAGATTTACATCAACACATTTGGGTCAAGCGTATGGCATGGGGCTCCCGTTGCAGAAAGTGCAAAATACAAAAACCCGAACGGGAGAAATGATACCTGGGGATATATGGGTTTTGGTGGGGGAGGCGCTATGTTTTACCCGGCCGTGAGTCCGCATAACTCCAATCGTGCTATGGTTGCCTGCGATATGACGGGTTCGTTTGCTACTGACGACGGAGGCAAATCCTGGCGGATGTTCAACCTGAAAGGCCCGGTCAGCTACTTTGTTTTTGATCCTGTTGATTCCAATGTAGTCTATGCTAATTCCATAGCATTATACAAAAGTGTCGATCGAGGCAATACCTGGTCCCTGTTTTATCCGTCGCCTTCCATTGTCCACGGGATTGTTTCGCAGGGAGATCATGCAAGTGAAAGAGTAGTAACCAAGGATAGTACCTTGCACAAAGTCCTTGCTTTTGCTGTGGACCCTGCTGACTCAAAAAAGTTGTATGCTGCAATCTCTGTGGATGACCAACAGTCTTTCTACATATCTTCAGACGGAGGGGTGAGTTGGAAAAAAGAGCGGGAATTAATGGGCGAAACCAAAAACATTTACATTCATCCAAATTCACCGCCGACCGACAGAACCATTTTTATTTGTGGTAAAAACACGATTACCAAACGCGAAAAGGGAATCTGGAAAATTAACAGAAATCCGGATGTCAATAAACTTACTGAGTTTGCGGGAGGTTTTGACAAACAGAGCAAGAATTTTGTTATCTACGCCATTTCAGGTACTTCGTACTTCAATCCCGACAAAGAGAACTCAGGTATTTATTACACAAATAATGGCGGGGAAACCTGGGAAAACAGGCAACAGGGTTTGATAAAATTGGCGGTAAAAGGAGCAGAAATGCCTGAATGGCGAAGTATTGCTACCAGCGCGCAGCACCCTGAAGTGGTGTATGTTTCGTATGCAAATCTGAAGGTACATCAGGACACAACCTCCCTTGGCGTAGCTAAAAGTGAAGACTATGGCCAAACCTGGAAACTCGTCTGGAAGGATGATCTTACCAAAGGAAGAAATACAGTCTCCAAAAATTTTGAAAACGAATGGCTCAACGAGCGTTTCGGACCGACCTGGGGAGAAAATCCATTTTCAATCGGTGTGTCGCCTACAAATCCGGATCTTTGTTATGCTACGGATTTCGGACGCTCGGTAAAATCATCCAACGGAGGCAGAACCTGGGAACAGGTATATACCCGAAGAAAGAAAGGTGGTGGCTGGACCTCGCGGGGCTTGGAGGTGACAACAAGTTATGCCGTGGTTTTTGATCCATTCGATAAGGATCATGTTTTCATAGCCAATACGGATATTGGCCTCATGGAAAGCAAGGACGGCGGAGAAAGCTGGCTGAGTGCTACTCAAAACAACGGCGTTCCACGTTCCTGGATCAACAGTACCTACTGGCTGGCATTTGATCCGGAAGTGAAAGGACGTGTATGGGCCGCCATGAGCGGGACACACGATCTGCCCAGACCGAAAATGTGGCGGAAAGGCGGGACAAAGGGGTATGAAGGGGGTGTTTTAGTGAGTGAGAATACAGGTAAAACCTGGATGCCCATCAGCAAGGATATAGGAGAGGGCGCGGTAACGCACATCCTGATCGATCCGGCAAGTGACCCGCAAAAGCGCACACTCTATGCCTGCGTTTTTGGTAAAGGCGTATACAAATCCACCGATGGTGGCAAAACCTGGAAACAGCACAATAACGGAATCGAAGGTGAAGAGCCTTTTGCCTGGCGGCTTGTCAAACGAGAGCAGGACAATACGCTGTTTCTTGTGGTGAACCGAAGAAGTGAAAATGGCAGAATGGGTGCTGGTGACGGTGCTTTGTACCGCTCTGATGACGGGGCCGGATCGTGGACAAAAATGAAACTTCCGGAGGGTACCAATGGTCCGACCAGTCTTGAGGTAGATTTCCAAAATCAGCAACGGCTCATCCTTTCGGCCTGGGGGCGGAAAACAGCGGGTCAATTTTCGCCAGATACCGGCGGAGGAATTTTTGTTTCCGATGATGATGGAAAAACCTGGAAGGCCGTTCTGAAAAATGATCAGCACATACATGACATCACTTACGATGCCCGTACGAACACCTTTTATGCCTGCGGATTTAGTGGTTCTGCTTACAGATCCGGGGATTCGGGAAATTCCTGGACTCGTATGGAAGGATATAATTTCAAATGGGGGAAAAGAGTGGACCCTGATCCGCGCGACCCGGAAAAAGTTTTTATTGTAACCTTCGGTGGAGGTATCTGGCATGGACCGGCGAAGGGAGATGGTAGTGCAGTGGAGGATATTGTTGAGTAG